One stretch of Candidatus Omnitrophota bacterium DNA includes these proteins:
- a CDS encoding amidohydrolase family protein — MKIVDVNAYHGQWPYWPLRNNNPESLLRRMDRYEIGLAFICSLKAVFADVEAGNAETLRLVQRHPQRFAPVFTYSPYAPGKERFHDDVQESGACIIKLFPLHHSYDPLEEPYICELLDFCAEASIPVMLPHRLMASWRFPAFDIQKMGALVLRHPQTRFILSSINYLFELQSALDVMRRAPNVYLETSGMMAFREIAYVVQQIGADRLLHGSANPLQNPAIGPLKILSAEISEQEKERILFGNAAQLLFFNKNKD; from the coding sequence GTGAAGATCGTCGACGTCAACGCCTATCACGGCCAATGGCCCTACTGGCCGCTGCGCAATAACAATCCCGAATCGCTGCTGCGCCGCATGGATCGCTATGAAATCGGGCTGGCTTTCATCTGCTCGCTAAAAGCGGTTTTCGCCGATGTCGAAGCAGGCAACGCCGAGACGCTGCGCCTGGTCCAGCGCCATCCTCAACGCTTCGCACCCGTCTTTACTTATTCTCCTTACGCGCCGGGAAAGGAGCGCTTTCACGACGACGTGCAGGAAAGCGGCGCTTGCATCATTAAATTATTCCCCCTTCATCATAGCTACGATCCTTTGGAAGAACCCTATATCTGCGAGCTGCTCGATTTCTGCGCCGAAGCGTCGATTCCCGTCATGCTGCCGCATCGCCTTATGGCGAGCTGGCGCTTTCCCGCTTTCGATATCCAGAAGATGGGCGCCCTGGTTCTGCGGCATCCGCAAACGCGATTTATTCTCTCATCCATCAATTATCTTTTCGAATTGCAAAGCGCGCTGGACGTTATGCGCCGCGCTCCTAATGTTTATCTCGAAACCTCGGGCATGATGGCGTTCCGCGAAATCGCTTACGTTGTCCAACAAATCGGCGCCGATCGCCTATTGCACGGCAGCGCCAATCCCTTGCAGAATCCCGCCATCGGCCCGCTGAAAATTTTATCGGCGGAAATATCTGAGCAAGAGAAAGAACGCATTCTCTTCGGCAATGCCGCGCAACTTTTATTTTTCAATAAAAACAAGGATTAG
- a CDS encoding amidohydrolase family protein has translation MITDCHVHIGKSNWFHVYANADLLIDAADKAGIDRMMVTDFTALTYDMEEGNEYVRKQIALHPNRLLGYFTVSSGRMGAKVVNDLERYVEEYGFRGLKIYSTPPLLLIDDPYMYPILEKAAQWQIPVLAHSNAQECESLARRYPELILINAHMGNCPQANGDWHRAAIAAQQYPNIYLDTASSAFDNDMIEFAVEKAGAEKILFGSDSPLLDPILQIAKVTESDLAPEQQQLILHGNIDRLLRRRES, from the coding sequence ATGATTACGGATTGTCACGTCCATATCGGAAAATCCAATTGGTTTCATGTCTACGCCAACGCCGATTTGCTGATCGACGCCGCCGACAAGGCTGGAATCGATCGCATGATGGTTACCGATTTTACCGCCCTGACGTACGACATGGAGGAGGGCAACGAATATGTGCGTAAGCAAATCGCCCTTCACCCAAACCGCCTGCTGGGTTATTTCACCGTCAGTTCGGGAAGGATGGGCGCGAAGGTCGTTAACGATCTGGAACGGTATGTCGAGGAGTATGGATTTCGCGGATTGAAAATTTATTCCACACCGCCGCTGCTGCTCATCGACGATCCTTATATGTACCCGATTTTAGAAAAAGCGGCGCAATGGCAGATTCCCGTGCTGGCTCATTCTAACGCGCAGGAATGCGAATCGCTGGCGCGGCGCTATCCCGAGTTGATTCTCATCAATGCCCACATGGGCAACTGTCCTCAAGCCAACGGCGATTGGCATCGCGCCGCCATCGCTGCCCAACAATACCCGAACATCTATCTCGATACGGCCAGTTCCGCCTTCGACAATGACATGATCGAATTCGCCGTGGAGAAGGCGGGCGCAGAGAAGATTCTCTTCGGCTCCGACTCACCGCTGCTGGATCCGATTTTGCAAATCGCTAAAGTAACGGAAAGCGATCTCGCGCCGGAACAGCAACAATTAATCCTGCACGGCAACATCGACCGCCTCTTGCGCCGGAGGGAATCGTGA
- a CDS encoding dienelactone hydrolase family protein, with protein sequence MKNTRLFLVLFAFVWQCSPSASAWEGFQWEKWQEITHAQKPDIITPQSGTMELLPLLQTGGEHSSPIDSIKDWESKRDAILQTLRAMTGEPANLQPPPPYSEWLGEQELESYTRKHIRIASEPDDWIPAYLLVPKKLPAHPAPVMIVLHQTVAQGKDEPCGIKGHPELALAQELVQRGAICLVPDAIGFGERIPAGAGPYAGAHDFYQKHPHWSFLGKMSWDIQRLVDFIETLPIADIRRIGVIGHSHGAYGAIFGAIFEPRISAVAASCGFTTLRRDPTPNRWSRLTALMPLLEYYVQDIKEAPFDWHEIIACLAPRPYFNWSTLDDRIFPNTDNFDEVFNPLREVYGLYGAAGSLDARSARGEHSFPREIRQAVYGWLDEHLAPRPNLDRFKHELPASQEEWNAARSDIKKLLQRDIGPVDPPSLRPDYDVLSESEEEGYIEKKIRYLVAPDEPIAAYLLSPKDGNGKHPAMIVFHQTVKDGKEEAVGHSGRPSIHFGPELARRGYVVLAPDSIAAGERIGPSGAFDTRDFYRRYPDLSALGKMIQDGRRAIDVLQTIPNADPQRIGAIGHSLGAEEALFTAAFDVRIQAAAASCGYAPFQAEKNPSRWARDKWFSYMPRLRADLRAGWLPAWDFDDVIRLIAPRGYFNFQTTGDEIFPEGAAAHPLTLSTRTIWRFYGAEDYLMSRLEPGPHDITPTAKEEIYTWFDRLLKNK encoded by the coding sequence ATGAAAAATACTCGTCTTTTTCTCGTATTATTCGCCTTCGTTTGGCAATGCAGTCCTTCCGCTTCGGCGTGGGAAGGCTTCCAATGGGAAAAATGGCAAGAAATCACTCACGCACAGAAACCTGATATTATTACCCCTCAGAGTGGAACCATGGAATTGCTGCCGTTGCTTCAAACCGGTGGGGAACATTCTTCGCCCATCGATTCGATCAAGGATTGGGAAAGCAAGCGTGACGCCATCTTGCAAACCTTGCGCGCGATGACGGGCGAACCGGCTAACCTGCAACCGCCGCCGCCTTATTCCGAATGGCTCGGCGAGCAGGAGTTGGAATCCTATACGCGAAAGCATATCCGCATCGCCAGCGAACCGGACGATTGGATTCCCGCCTATCTCCTTGTCCCCAAAAAACTGCCCGCCCATCCCGCGCCGGTCATGATCGTCCTGCATCAAACCGTCGCTCAAGGCAAGGATGAACCTTGCGGAATCAAGGGCCATCCCGAACTGGCGCTGGCGCAGGAACTCGTCCAACGCGGCGCTATATGCCTCGTTCCCGACGCCATCGGCTTCGGCGAGCGCATCCCAGCAGGGGCAGGACCGTACGCTGGAGCGCATGATTTTTACCAGAAGCATCCCCATTGGTCTTTTCTCGGTAAGATGTCGTGGGACATTCAGCGCCTCGTGGATTTTATAGAAACGCTGCCCATCGCCGACATCCGCCGCATCGGCGTCATCGGCCATTCGCATGGAGCTTATGGCGCCATCTTCGGCGCGATTTTCGAGCCGCGCATCTCCGCCGTCGCCGCTAGTTGCGGCTTCACAACGCTGCGCCGGGATCCAACGCCCAACCGTTGGAGCCGGCTCACGGCCTTGATGCCGCTTTTGGAATATTACGTCCAAGACATCAAGGAAGCGCCGTTCGATTGGCATGAAATCATCGCTTGCCTGGCTCCGCGCCCCTATTTTAATTGGTCGACGCTCGACGACCGCATTTTTCCCAACACGGACAATTTCGATGAGGTCTTCAATCCATTGCGCGAAGTCTATGGTCTCTACGGCGCCGCCGGTTCGTTGGATGCCCGCAGCGCGAGAGGCGAGCATTCCTTCCCCCGCGAAATTCGCCAAGCGGTTTACGGCTGGCTGGATGAGCACCTCGCTCCCCGGCCTAATTTAGATCGCTTCAAACATGAGTTGCCTGCATCTCAAGAAGAATGGAACGCGGCGCGAAGCGATATCAAAAAACTGCTTCAACGCGATATCGGGCCGGTCGATCCTCCCTCGTTGAGACCCGATTACGATGTTTTGAGCGAGTCGGAGGAAGAGGGGTATATCGAGAAAAAAATCCGTTATCTCGTTGCTCCGGACGAACCCATTGCCGCTTATCTTTTATCGCCCAAAGACGGCAATGGCAAACATCCCGCCATGATCGTCTTTCATCAAACCGTCAAGGACGGAAAAGAAGAAGCCGTTGGGCATAGTGGGCGGCCCAGCATCCATTTCGGCCCGGAATTGGCGCGCCGAGGCTATGTCGTACTCGCGCCAGACTCCATCGCCGCCGGCGAGCGCATCGGCCCGTCGGGAGCGTTTGACACCCGCGACTTTTACCGTCGTTACCCCGATCTTTCCGCATTGGGAAAGATGATCCAAGACGGCCGCCGCGCCATCGATGTTTTGCAAACGATTCCCAACGCCGATCCCCAACGCATCGGCGCCATCGGCCATTCGCTGGGCGCCGAGGAAGCGCTCTTCACCGCCGCTTTCGACGTGCGCATCCAAGCCGCCGCCGCCAGTTGCGGCTACGCTCCTTTCCAAGCCGAAAAGAATCCCTCGCGTTGGGCGCGGGACAAGTGGTTTTCCTATATGCCCCGCCTGCGCGCCGATCTGCGGGCGGGATGGCTTCCCGCATGGGATTTTGACGACGTTATCCGGCTGATAGCGCCGCGCGGCTATTTCAATTTCCAAACGACGGGCGATGAAATTTTCCCCGAAGGCGCGGCGGCGCATCCATTGACGCTCTCAACGCGCACGATCTGGCGCTTCTATGGCGCGGAAGACTATTTGATGAGCCGCTTGGAGCCGGGACCGCACGATATCACGCCGACAGCGAAGGAAGAGATTTATACGTGGTTTGATCGTTTATTGAAAAACAAATAA
- a CDS encoding DUF4861 family protein — protein sequence MRDLIWITLFFLIGFSPISFGSDQDDSANKQKLFEKVFDGAVQLDSQMVQKVLQGKKDERHYADADGDGQPEEVWFIDNDSRHPERYRPLLVRAIDEDGDLLTSHEPDIDSDLYVADWKADGSVDAVLDYNDKDGDGDADEMAMYFYGGSSGYFNEPVLRVWWGRDVGDDNLLWHDIGYTYDQTLCQYRTHFGGDEMFAAFALPLSGQEWIPFFENPFLFYDRDGDGVTEEVLRLSGVDDNVESIRWSFDADNDAARDQPRDFDVSITAWAPGVSWINQGRQRGQTDLRFDERFAERHTLRGIPTAPFLRYESAPAFARPIVWERAMLTWDEDDRNVDEQQYADANERWEGVIANGNEDFPQVGGPSCGAFNKRYELAMKPNGPLRYYYHPADGRLHLRGADKSWIDVDMNFDRRTDMRYEMIDEDGDGVIDQWSIDVNADGTPEDVWRSDPSLIQEVDWNRADVNAATSFARRRNQWREPLVHYLIKLLQTTNEEAAGTMLSLLNQWGRIESFSQDEIDKFIASPETQSYRYGVKADRLIAELKKYYKNEDFWQRFDRARSQGDLEAMLQCVMEKTGVDDYAKPEQTKISTGAVAWAQDWVPPNIGWESEKIAYRVYWGQFDFFGKKNDCLIYPTIGAMSYHDETEWGIDALLVGESAGCGGATLYINGKAWPVRNPAGKGEIVFTKRLLSQDETHITIEHLAEGAGPKDNPYTIRFHCFANAGRKDSPIDITIEGGKEGDEIALGIGLTKMPQEALLFDSSAGVMGVWGAQTPVIGTIGMGIVFPKNRFLRIQTTPDENQAVLQAERGKTLRYHIQCDWLRGRRFDRCPSAGDWLNELRALAAEVKLR from the coding sequence GTGAGGGATTTAATTTGGATTACGCTCTTCTTTTTAATAGGATTTTCGCCAATTTCTTTTGGATCCGATCAGGACGACAGCGCCAATAAGCAAAAACTTTTCGAAAAAGTTTTTGACGGCGCCGTCCAACTCGATTCCCAGATGGTTCAAAAAGTATTGCAGGGCAAGAAGGACGAGCGACATTATGCGGATGCGGACGGCGACGGCCAGCCGGAAGAAGTATGGTTTATCGATAACGATTCGCGCCATCCCGAACGCTATCGTCCGCTGCTGGTCCGCGCCATCGACGAGGATGGCGATTTGCTGACAAGCCATGAACCCGATATCGACAGCGATCTCTACGTCGCCGATTGGAAAGCGGACGGTTCGGTCGATGCCGTGTTGGATTATAACGACAAAGACGGCGACGGCGATGCGGACGAGATGGCGATGTATTTCTATGGCGGCAGCTCGGGATATTTCAACGAGCCGGTTCTGCGCGTCTGGTGGGGACGCGACGTCGGCGACGACAATCTTTTATGGCATGACATTGGATATACTTACGATCAAACTCTTTGCCAATACCGCACGCATTTCGGTGGCGATGAAATGTTCGCCGCCTTCGCGCTGCCTTTATCCGGGCAGGAGTGGATTCCCTTTTTCGAAAATCCTTTTCTCTTTTACGACCGTGACGGCGATGGCGTGACGGAAGAGGTTCTGCGCTTGTCCGGCGTGGACGATAATGTCGAATCCATCCGCTGGAGTTTCGACGCCGACAACGACGCGGCGAGAGATCAACCGCGCGACTTCGACGTCTCGATCACCGCCTGGGCGCCGGGCGTTTCCTGGATAAATCAAGGCCGCCAGCGCGGACAAACCGATCTGCGGTTCGATGAGCGCTTCGCCGAGCGGCATACGCTTCGAGGCATTCCCACCGCTCCATTTTTGCGTTATGAATCCGCTCCCGCTTTCGCCCGCCCCATCGTTTGGGAGCGCGCCATGCTGACCTGGGACGAGGACGACCGCAACGTGGACGAACAACAATACGCCGACGCCAACGAGCGTTGGGAAGGCGTCATCGCCAACGGCAATGAAGATTTCCCGCAAGTCGGAGGCCCCAGCTGCGGCGCCTTCAACAAGCGTTACGAACTCGCGATGAAACCCAACGGCCCGCTGCGCTATTACTACCATCCCGCCGACGGGCGCCTGCACCTGCGCGGCGCAGATAAGTCTTGGATCGACGTGGATATGAATTTCGACCGCCGCACGGATATGCGTTACGAGATGATCGATGAGGACGGCGACGGCGTTATCGACCAATGGTCTATCGACGTCAACGCCGACGGAACGCCGGAAGACGTTTGGCGCTCCGATCCTTCCTTGATTCAGGAAGTGGATTGGAATAGGGCGGATGTCAACGCTGCAACCAGCTTCGCCCGCCGCCGCAACCAATGGCGGGAGCCGTTGGTTCACTACTTAATCAAATTATTGCAAACAACCAATGAAGAAGCGGCGGGAACGATGCTTTCACTCTTGAACCAATGGGGACGGATTGAAAGTTTCAGTCAAGATGAGATCGATAAGTTTATCGCCTCTCCCGAAACCCAAAGTTACCGCTATGGCGTGAAAGCGGATCGGCTGATCGCCGAACTGAAAAAATATTATAAAAACGAAGACTTTTGGCAGCGCTTCGATCGAGCGCGTTCGCAAGGCGATCTCGAAGCCATGCTCCAATGCGTGATGGAAAAGACGGGCGTGGACGATTATGCGAAGCCGGAGCAAACGAAAATATCCACAGGCGCCGTCGCCTGGGCGCAGGATTGGGTTCCTCCCAATATCGGTTGGGAATCGGAGAAGATCGCTTATCGCGTTTATTGGGGACAATTCGATTTCTTCGGCAAGAAGAACGATTGTTTGATTTATCCTACGATCGGCGCCATGAGTTATCACGACGAAACCGAATGGGGTATCGACGCGCTGCTCGTAGGCGAATCCGCCGGATGCGGCGGAGCGACGCTTTATATTAACGGCAAAGCCTGGCCAGTGCGCAATCCCGCAGGCAAGGGAGAAATCGTTTTTACGAAGCGGCTGCTTTCCCAAGATGAAACCCATATAACCATCGAACATCTCGCCGAAGGCGCCGGCCCCAAAGACAATCCTTATACTATCCGTTTTCATTGTTTCGCCAACGCGGGAAGAAAAGACTCGCCCATTGACATTACCATCGAAGGCGGGAAAGAGGGCGACGAAATCGCGTTGGGCATTGGTTTGACGAAAATGCCGCAAGAGGCTCTTCTCTTCGATTCCAGCGCAGGCGTCATGGGCGTTTGGGGCGCGCAAACGCCCGTCATTGGAACCATCGGCATGGGAATTGTTTTCCCCAAAAACCGCTTTCTACGAATCCAAACCACGCCAGATGAAAATCAAGCCGTCCTCCAAGCGGAGCGGGGAAAAACGCTGCGCTATCATATTCAATGCGATTGGCTGCGGGGCCGCCGCTTCGACCGCTGCCCCTCGGCGGGAGATTGGCTCAACGAGTTGCGGGCGCTGGCTGCCGAGGTGAAATTGCGATGA
- a CDS encoding aspartate aminotransferase family protein has product MKFDRSKQLLERARRVIPGGISSNVRANWEPFPLFYERGQGSRVWDADGNEYIDYVLGRGPLLLGHSPKPVIDAIKAQLDRGLMFAGQTELEIQVAEKICELVPCAEQVRFGSSGSESVHAALRLARAATGRKMILRFEGHYHGWFDNIAWNYAPPLDQAGPRHRPNLFPSSLGQPAEAGANLFVLPWNDLSLVENLFTDRGQEIAAVITEPLMCNYGAIEPQYGYLEGLRQLCNRNGSLLIFDEVITGFRLSLGGAQQHFGVIPDLATFAKAMAGGGAVSAIAGREAYMKLFGELKTVHAGTYNANPPAMAGALAALTMLSENDGELLEKTCELAANLMDEIELLAYNTSLPLTLRGVPPVFHVSFLPRDAGPVIDYRTALQTDRGLMRKLWIELQKRGVRTTPEGLWFVSTAHTEEDVECTLDVLRKALAEIEKSEK; this is encoded by the coding sequence ATGAAATTCGATCGTTCGAAACAACTGCTCGAACGCGCCCGGCGCGTGATTCCCGGCGGCATTTCCAGCAATGTACGCGCGAATTGGGAGCCGTTTCCCTTATTTTACGAACGCGGCCAAGGCTCGCGCGTTTGGGACGCCGACGGCAACGAATACATCGATTACGTTTTGGGACGCGGCCCTCTTTTATTAGGCCATTCGCCAAAGCCGGTTATCGACGCCATCAAAGCCCAATTGGATCGCGGCCTGATGTTCGCCGGCCAGACGGAGTTGGAAATTCAAGTCGCGGAAAAAATCTGCGAATTGGTTCCCTGCGCTGAACAGGTTCGCTTCGGCTCTTCCGGCTCCGAGTCGGTTCACGCGGCGCTGCGGCTGGCGCGGGCGGCGACGGGGCGGAAGATGATTCTCCGCTTCGAAGGCCACTATCACGGCTGGTTCGACAATATCGCTTGGAATTACGCCCCGCCGCTCGATCAAGCCGGGCCGCGCCATCGCCCCAACCTGTTTCCCTCTTCTCTCGGCCAACCCGCCGAAGCAGGCGCGAATCTGTTCGTTCTTCCTTGGAACGATCTGTCCTTGGTGGAGAATTTATTCACCGATCGGGGACAAGAGATTGCCGCCGTTATCACCGAGCCGCTCATGTGCAACTACGGCGCGATCGAACCGCAATACGGCTATCTGGAAGGCTTGCGCCAACTCTGCAACCGTAACGGCAGTTTATTGATATTCGACGAAGTCATCACCGGCTTCCGTTTGTCGTTGGGGGGGGCGCAGCAACATTTCGGCGTCATTCCCGATCTGGCGACTTTCGCTAAAGCGATGGCCGGGGGCGGCGCCGTCAGCGCCATAGCGGGCCGCGAAGCGTATATGAAGTTATTCGGCGAGTTGAAAACCGTTCATGCTGGAACCTATAACGCCAATCCTCCCGCTATGGCCGGAGCGCTCGCCGCTTTGACGATGCTGTCGGAAAACGACGGCGAATTGTTGGAGAAAACCTGCGAATTGGCGGCGAATTTAATGGATGAAATCGAATTGCTGGCTTACAACACCTCGCTGCCGCTCACACTGCGGGGCGTCCCGCCCGTATTCCACGTCTCTTTCCTTCCGCGGGATGCGGGGCCGGTGATCGATTATCGCACCGCTTTGCAAACCGACCGGGGACTCATGCGAAAATTATGGATCGAGCTGCAAAAACGCGGCGTACGCACAACGCCCGAAGGATTGTGGTTCGTCTCCACCGCTCATACGGAAGAAGACGTTGAATGCACCTTGGACGTATTGCGAAAAGCGCTCGCCGAAATCGAAAAATCGGAGAAATAG
- a CDS encoding Gfo/Idh/MocA family oxidoreductase, with translation MSNFGKSIGCAILGSGFMGRTYSETIAKFTKGAHLVGASGGSRAPVLAADYGMKHCDSWRDLVQSSEVDAVFIATPHNLHAEQALAAAQAGKHLLIEKPMACTIAECDAVLEACRSNHLKCTIAFTQRYRVCNASAKALLDSGKLGKVQQIRSYQMVPGGMPNLPAWQFDADNMGTLFGHGIHNFDNARWISGQEIATVYAKCRSLDPARSTEGTADVILTMNSGAVVYLLCSFQVPKPGFPRSQFAYRVICEKGLLDIDAYGEARASIDGGAWETIAEQPPIDWQGKGFLDPVRLESYGKHLQDFIDAIREDREPSITGWDGRQAVAAALAAYESNHEGKEVRL, from the coding sequence ATGAGTAACTTCGGTAAATCCATCGGCTGCGCCATTCTCGGTTCCGGCTTCATGGGACGCACTTATTCGGAAACCATCGCCAAGTTCACGAAAGGAGCGCATCTCGTTGGCGCGTCCGGCGGCTCCCGCGCTCCAGTGTTAGCGGCGGATTACGGCATGAAGCATTGCGATTCGTGGCGCGATCTCGTCCAATCCAGCGAGGTCGACGCCGTCTTCATCGCCACGCCGCACAATCTACACGCCGAACAAGCGCTGGCGGCGGCGCAAGCGGGCAAGCATCTGCTGATCGAAAAACCGATGGCCTGCACAATCGCCGAATGCGACGCCGTGTTGGAAGCCTGCCGCTCCAATCATTTAAAATGCACTATCGCCTTCACTCAACGCTATCGCGTCTGCAACGCCTCCGCCAAAGCGTTATTGGATTCGGGAAAATTGGGAAAAGTACAACAAATCCGCTCCTATCAAATGGTTCCCGGCGGAATGCCCAATTTGCCTGCCTGGCAATTCGACGCGGATAATATGGGAACGCTCTTCGGCCACGGCATCCACAATTTCGACAACGCCCGCTGGATTTCCGGCCAGGAGATCGCCACCGTATACGCCAAATGCCGCAGCCTTGATCCCGCCCGCTCCACGGAAGGAACCGCCGACGTTATTTTGACCATGAACAGCGGCGCCGTCGTCTATCTCTTATGTTCCTTCCAAGTTCCCAAACCCGGCTTTCCCCGGTCGCAATTCGCCTACCGCGTTATATGCGAGAAAGGCCTATTGGATATCGACGCTTACGGCGAAGCTCGCGCCTCCATCGACGGAGGGGCGTGGGAAACCATCGCCGAACAGCCTCCCATCGACTGGCAAGGCAAAGGTTTTCTCGATCCCGTGCGATTGGAATCGTATGGAAAACATTTGCAGGATTTCATCGACGCCATTCGGGAAGATCGCGAACCATCCATTACCGGTTGGGATGGCCGCCAAGCCGTAGCGGCGGCGCTGGCAGCTTACGAATCGAACCACGAAGGAAAAGAAGTCCGATTGTAA